acaaaaaatgtgtatcacCAGACTCGATTAGGTTTAAAAGAACATGGGGTAAATGTGTATCCTTCATATGATCGAATACGTGAagcaaaaaaattgtgttatccTGAGGatatagaaatatatgaatTTGGTGTGTCTATACCTCTCCAAAGTTTATTGGACCATACGGTTAGACGAGTCTTCCAAACTTTCGATTTACCtgaggattttaatttttttgaaaaatatgtaaaagctgagtttatttttaaatggggGTGTGATGGAAGTTCTGGTCAAACCGAATATCACCAAGCATTTAcccagaataaaaatttaacccTAAATGATCCACATTCAAATAGTGATGGAGATAACGACACTGATGACAGTGAACAAAATTATGAACAAGATGTAGAATATACCGAtgcaaatatgtttttattttcgctTGTTCCTTTGCGATTAACTTTTGGTATGACTGATGACACAAATgatattttatggaaaaatttaacaccatcttcCACACGTTACTGTAGACCCAtcaaatttttgtataaaaaagaaacaaaatataatacttgcAAAGAAGTTGAGGcaattgaaaatgaaataaaagcaTTAGTCccaattgaaattgttttaaataatatttctgttccTGTTCACTGTAAATTAGTTATGACAATGGTAGATggaaaagttataaataatttaactgatACGTCAAGTCAAAGATGTTTTATTTGTAACTGTGGACCCAAAATatgaacgatttaaaaaatatacaacaatttaaaattaatgaagatAATTTGAAATACGGGCTTTCTACATTGCATGCGTGGATCAATTTTttgaaatgcattttaaatatttcatataaattaaatatccaCGAATCAACCAGTCGCATGTCTAAAGAAGAGAAAGGGAAagttttacaacaaaaaaaaaatattcaacaaacaTTTTGGAATGATATGGGGATAAAAGTTGATAAAATAGTACAAGGTCAAGGTACATCTAATACTGGGAATGTGGCAaggagattttttaaaaatgcagaaATGTCGGCAAAAATAACAGGTgttgatttaaatttgattaaaaaattaggTGATATATTAATTGCAATATCTAGTGGATATGAAATTCATTTTGAGTCATTCGATGAATATTGTAAAGAAACAGCCGAATTATACATTGGGTTGTATAATTGGTATCGCATGCCTCCCAGTATGCATAAAATTTTGTTACATGGttctattgttataaaaaatgcaCTTGTACCAATAGGATTATTATCTGAAGAAGCGCAAGAagcatgtaataaaaattataaaaattttagggAAAATCATACGCGCAAAACATCAAGAATGAGTACCAATACTGATTTAATGGATGCTCTATTAATAAGTTCAGACCCAGTGATATCTTCTAAgcgaaaaattttgaaaacaccaTTTACAGAATTACCATCCtcagtaaaacaattaataattatagataatgATGAAGAAACAGAAGATTCAGACATATGTTCTGATtcagaataacattttttataaaataaatattgtacctatttacctattGTGTTTTCACACAACTAATAGAACTtagctattttattaattttcttttgtaaatataaacctataaattataacatatttaaaacatatttaaaactataattaaataaatataatttgattttattatgaaatatatttttgtcgtgGTAAAACCTCAATTCCTCCCACTGTGCGACGTGTGCATGAGGGCGTATAACCTGGACGCCGCCCATTATTTCACCGCCCCAGGCTTAAGTTCACGGGGCAAAAGCTCCAGTTATTGCATGATTACGACATGTTGCTGATGTTCGAAAATggtcagtatattattttttaaaaattaatatataataatcttatattatatttgttaaaggTATACGTGGAGGATTGGTGCAGGCGAGCAAGCGATATGCGAAGGCGAACAATGTAAAGACCCCGGGGTATGACGAAACGAAGGAGAAATCGTGGATAATATATCAGGACTgtgagtatatttttttcaaaacttgttaatttttttcttacttaataatattttttaaattttataggtaaCAACTTGTACGGATGGGCAATGTCCCAGTACATGCCGTACGGTGGGTTCAACTGGGTTGAACCTACGTTAAACGGATTGGATGATTTGGATGACACCTCCCCCATAGGACGAGTGTATGAGGTGGACGTTTCGTACCCAAGACACTTGCATAACGGACATAACGACCTGCCTTTCCTACCACAAAACAGCGTGCCTCGAGGCTCGAAGGTTAGGAAGTTGATGGAGACATTTGAGAAAAAGGAGAATTACATCATACATTATAGGAACCTACAGCAGGCCATTAAGAATGGTTTGATAgttgaaaaagtaaatatttgtattttatatggttttaaacagatttttaacatttctcttatttttaataggtgCACAGAGTTATTCAGTTTAACCAGTCAGATTGGCTggctaaatatattaagttaaacaCAGAGATGAGGAAGAAGGCTAAGAACGATTTTGAGAAAGACTTTTTTAAGCCGATGAACAATGCTGTATTTGGTATGttactttatactatttattatactatttaccaacattttaattttctaggGAAGACTATGCAATCGAAGAGGAAAGAGATGAAGATGGAGTTGGTGTCATGCGAAAAGAGGTTACAGAAGTTGATAAATAAGAGCACATTCAAGTATTGTACTAATTACAATGAGGACCTGAACGCGGTCGCACTGgagaacaaaattattaaatttgataaacctatatttattggtaaatatacttttttaaattacatttttatcatttattatttacaggatTCGCTGTGCTGGACATATCCAAGACGAAAATGTATGAGTACCATTATGATGTCATGCAGAGGCACTATggagacaaaattaaattaatgtacacTGACACAGTTAAATATACTAAAACTAT
This genomic window from Metopolophium dirhodum isolate CAU chromosome 1, ASM1992520v1, whole genome shotgun sequence contains:
- the LOC132943582 gene encoding uncharacterized protein LOC132943582, with the translated sequence MEATGQGITYRDLFNALRCPQRPRQLNPCSVDSRSFLFDYIKNNIKYSIDEQYEAALNAKILAYTTTLNRKWSAVNRTASTFISKYEGWLDTKFDLPKKEKKAVDLRGRPSKPFSDLSERAKIRKVKPLVETISPDRLLRATRVSLFKKGKHAAADLLKQSTEYSPSRPAKIRKTFRESLGKNNIIVPYTVDEALAHMVNCRMTKNVYHQTRLGLKEHGVNVYPSYDRIREAKKLCYPEDIEIYEFAEFIFKWGCDGSSGQTEYHQAFTQNKNLTLNDPHSNSDGDNDTDDSEQNYEQDVEYTDANMFLFSLVPLRLTFGMTDDTNDILWKNLTPSSTRYCRPIKFLYKKETKYNTCKEVEAIENEIKALVPIEIVLNNISVPVHCKLVMTMVDGKVINNLTDTSSQRCFICNCGPKI
- the LOC132943592 gene encoding uncharacterized protein LOC132943592, whose amino-acid sequence is MSQYMPYGGFNWVEPTLNGLDDLDDTSPIGRVYEVDVSYPRHLHNGHNDLPFLPQNSVPRGSKVRKLMETFEKKENYIIHYRNLQQAIKNGLIVEKVHRVIQFNQSDWLAKYIKLNTEMRKKAKNDFEKDFFKPMNNAVFGKTMQSKRKEMKMELVSCEKRLQKLINKSTFKYCTNYNEDLNAVALENKIIKFDKPIFIGFAVLDISKTKMYEYHYDVMQRHYGDKIKLMYTDTDSLIYYIETQDFYVDLAANSNLLDRMDTANLPTDHPCYVASRKKDPGLFSDEVDANIITEFVALRAKSYAFNVYAVGGGGGGEKIKAKGIRPHVVKNHMTLEDHKKCLFGEEGLEAYKENVSIRSFNHQLVTLKTKKLTYNNYDDKRVVLDDKIHTLAHGHYSIEEDEPEDEWSELDYEVDDRGRRWSKLDKEFMRELLCYTTK